The following are encoded in a window of Brachyhypopomus gauderio isolate BG-103 chromosome 18, BGAUD_0.2, whole genome shotgun sequence genomic DNA:
- the uhrf2 gene encoding E3 ubiquitin-protein ligase UHRF2 isoform X1, producing the protein MWIQIRTIDGKETRTIEDLSRLTKIESLRVKIQEIFNVNPEQQRLFYRGKQMEDGQTLFDYNVGLNDIIQLLIRSQTDPPDSPAPNSFEGVVCNTVPVTSTNLSLATPTATTATASPVAVISNHGNGSKPCSVASDSQPSTSSSTTLRDPGIGTYKINELVDCRDISIGAWFEGTIEKVTPLTKGHGGKMETSPPAARARPSKRTNGKAPDAEPNGTGSVGLHSDGEEPSTSRTVTAAHSKDDVTYHIKYEDYPENGVVEMNGEDVRPRARTLLRFEELEVGQVVMVNYNLELPEERGFWYDAEITSLKHISRTNKEVRVKILLGGPGDVIGDCKLLFLDEIYNIEMTGAPPLSHADGQFKRKSGPECKHCKADPEAECRFCSCCVCGGKQDAHMQLLCDECNMAFHLYCLNPPLSTIPQDEDWYCPTCKNDTSEVVKAGEKLKTSKKKSKMPSATNGSQRDWGKGMACVGRTKECTIVPSNHYGPVPGIPVGTTWKFRVQVSEAGVHRPHVGGIHGRSNDGSYSLVLAGGFEDEVDRGDEFTYTGSGGRDLSGNKRIGEHSFDQTLTHMNRALALNCDAPLNDKDGAESRNWRAGKPVRVIRSSKGRRISKYAPEEGNRYDGIYKVVKYWPEIGKCGFLVWRYLLRRDDVEPAPWTPEGLERSKKLGLRVQYPPGYLEAMANKNKREASVRGVRGGSSRGKRHGGRGRPKTIRPVKRVKEEEGSEEIEEKPKVNKDGQVQSNGGTLKETVCEEPEEPRVKRLRDAEAFVLSEQQRSLIQEDQANRKLWDEALGFLMEGPNFLRKVEQIFMCVCCQELAFQPITTPCQHNVCKTCLQRSFRAEVYTCPACRHDLGKDHVMPLNHSLQLILDQFFPGYSKGR; encoded by the exons ATGGAGGATGGCCAGACCCTCTTCGATTACAACGTTGGCCTCAATGACATCATCCAGCTTCTTATTCGCTCACAAACGGACCCACcagacagccccgcccccaacagTTTTGAGGGCGTGGTCTGTAACACAGTTCCTGTCACTAGCACAAACCTCAGCTTGGCCACACCCACAGCAACTACAGCCACAGCTTCCCCAGTAGCAGTCATCAGTAACCACGGAAATGGTTCCAAACCATGCAGTGTAGCGTCGGACAGTCAGCCCTCGACGTCATCTTCAACCACTCTCAGAGACCCAGGCATCGGCACGTACAAG ATCAATGAGCTGGTGGACTGTAGGGACATCAGCATTGGCGCTTGGTTCGAGGGCACCATCGAGAAGGTCACGCCCCTCACCAAAGGACACGGCGGCAAGATGGAAACGTCGCCACCTGCTGCCAGGGCCAGGCCTAGCAAACGGACTAACGGGAAGGCACCGGATGCGGAGCCCAACGGTACGGGCAGCGTGGGGTTGCACTCGGATGGAGAGGAGCCTTCCACGTCTCGGACAGTCACCGCGGCACACAGCAAAGATGATGTCACGTACCACATCAAATACGAGGA CTACCCGGAGAACGGCGTGGTGGAGATGAACGGTGAGGACGTGCGGCCGCGGGCCCGGACACTGCTGCGCTTCGAGGAGCTGGAGGTGGGCCAGGTAGTGATGGTCAACTACAACCTGGAGCTGCCGGAGGAGAGGGGCTTCTGGTATGACGCTGAGATCACATCCCTCAAGCACATCTCCAGAACCAACAAGGAGGTCCGGGTGAAGATCTTGCTTGG AGGTCCTGGTGATGTGATTGGTGACTGTAAACTGTTGTTTCTGGATGAGATCTACAATATAGAGATGACTGGAGCTCCGCCTCTCTCTCACGCAGACGGGCAGTTCAAAC gtaaGAGTGGTCCTGAGTGTAAGCACTGTAAGGCAGACCCGGAGGCGGAGTGTCGTTTCTGttcgtgctgtgtgtgtggagggaagCAGGACGCCCACATGCAGCTCCTGTGTGACGAGTGTAACATGGCCTTCCACCTGTACTGCCTCAACCCCCCACTGTCCACCATCCCACAGGACGAAGactg GTACTGCCCCACCTGTAAGAATGACACCAGTGAGGTAGTGAAGGCAGGAGAGAAGCTGAAGACCAGTAAGAAAAAGTCCAAAATGCCTTCAGCCACCAACGGAAGCCAACGTGACTGGGGCAAG ggaATGGCGTGTGTGGGTCGAACTAAAGAATGCACCATCGTTCCCTCCAATCACTATGGACCCGTTCCTGGCATTCCGGTCGGAACCACCTGGAAGTTCCGTGTGCAG GTGAGTGAGGCAGGGGTGCATCGGCCTCACGTTGGTGGTATCCATGGACGCAGTAACGACGGATCGTATTCACTGGTGCTGGCTGGTGGCTTCGAGGATGAAGTG GACAGAGGAGATGAGTTCACCTACACGGGCAGCGGAGGACGTGACCTCTCTGGAAACAAGCGTATTGGAGAACACTCCTTTGAtcagaccctcacacacatgaaCAG GGCACTGGCACTCAACTGTGATGCCCCTTTGAACGATAAGGATGGGGCGGAGTCTCGTAATTGGCGGGCAGGAAAACCAGTGAGAGTGATTCGAAGTTCCAAGGGCAGGCGAATAAGCAAGTATGCCCCTGAAGAGGGCAATCGCTATGATGGGATATATAAG GTGGTGAAGTACTGGCCAGAGATCGGGAAGTGTGGCTTCCTGGTTTGGCGGTACCTGCTGAGGCGGGATGATGTCGAGCCTGCCCCGTGGACCCCCGAAGGGCTCGAGCGCAGTAAGAAGCTTGGCCTCAGAGTGCAG TATCCCCCAGGCTATCTGGAGGCTATGGCCAATAAGAATAAGAGGGAAGCCAgtgtgaggggggtgagagggggctCATCGCGGGGGAAGAGGCACGGGGGCCGCGGCCGACCCAAGACCATCCGCCCGGTGAAGCgtgtgaaggaggaagaggggagtgaGGAAATAGAAGAGAAGCCTAAAGTGAACAAGGATGGACAAGTACAGAGCAACGGTGGGACCCTGaaagagacag tctGTGAGGAGCCGGAGGAGCCCAGGGTGAAGAGGCTGAGGGATGCAGAGGCGTTTGTGTTGTCTGAACAGCAGCGGTCTCTCATACAGGAGGACCAAGCCAACAGGAAACTCTGGGATGAAGCACTGGGCTTCCTCATGGAGGgaccg AACTTCCTGCGTAAGGTGGAGCAGatcttcatgtgtgtgtgctgccaggAGCTTGCTTTCCAGCCCATCACAACACCTTGTCAACACAACGTCTGcaag acctgTCTGCAGAGGTCGTTTCGGGCAGAGGTGTATACCTGCCCCGCCTGTCGCCATGACCTGGGAAAAGACCACGTCATGCCGCTGAACCACAGCCTGCAGCTGATCCTGGACCAGTTCTTCCCTGGATACAGCAAGGGCCGATGA
- the uhrf2 gene encoding E3 ubiquitin-protein ligase UHRF2 isoform X2, producing MWIQIRTIDGKETRTIEDLSRLTKIESLRVKIQEIFNVNPEQQRLFYRGKQMEDGQTLFDYNVGLNDIIQLLIRSQTDPPDSPAPNSFEGVVCNTVPVTSTNLSLATPTATTATASPVAVISNHGNGSKPCSVASDSQPSTSSSTTLRDPGIGTYKINELVDCRDISIGAWFEGTIEKVTPLTKGHGGKMETSPPAARARPSKRTNGKAPDAEPNGTGSVGLHSDGEEPSTSRTVTAAHSKDDVTYHIKYEDYPENGVVEMNGEDVRPRARTLLRFEELEVGQVVMVNYNLELPEERGFWYDAEITSLKHISRTNKEVRVKILLGGPGDVIGDCKLLFLDEIYNIEMTGAPPLSHADGQFKRKSGPECKHCKADPEAECRFCSCCVCGGKQDAHMQLLCDECNMAFHLYCLNPPLSTIPQDEDWYCPTCKNDTSEVVKAGEKLKTSKKKSKMPSATNGSQRDWGKGMACVGRTKECTIVPSNHYGPVPGIPVGTTWKFRVQVSEAGVHRPHVGGIHGRSNDGSYSLVLAGGFEDEVDRGDEFTYTGSGGRDLSGNKRIGEHSFDQTLTHMNRALALNCDAPLNDKDGAESRNWRAGKPVRVIRSSKGRRISKYAPEEGNRYDGIYKVVKYWPEIGKCGFLVWRYLLRRDDVEPAPWTPEGLERSKKLGLRVQYPPGYLEAMANKNKREASVRGVRGGSSRGKRHGGRGRPKTIRPVKRVKEEEGSEEIEEKPKVNKDGQVQSNVCEEPEEPRVKRLRDAEAFVLSEQQRSLIQEDQANRKLWDEALGFLMEGPNFLRKVEQIFMCVCCQELAFQPITTPCQHNVCKTCLQRSFRAEVYTCPACRHDLGKDHVMPLNHSLQLILDQFFPGYSKGR from the exons ATGGAGGATGGCCAGACCCTCTTCGATTACAACGTTGGCCTCAATGACATCATCCAGCTTCTTATTCGCTCACAAACGGACCCACcagacagccccgcccccaacagTTTTGAGGGCGTGGTCTGTAACACAGTTCCTGTCACTAGCACAAACCTCAGCTTGGCCACACCCACAGCAACTACAGCCACAGCTTCCCCAGTAGCAGTCATCAGTAACCACGGAAATGGTTCCAAACCATGCAGTGTAGCGTCGGACAGTCAGCCCTCGACGTCATCTTCAACCACTCTCAGAGACCCAGGCATCGGCACGTACAAG ATCAATGAGCTGGTGGACTGTAGGGACATCAGCATTGGCGCTTGGTTCGAGGGCACCATCGAGAAGGTCACGCCCCTCACCAAAGGACACGGCGGCAAGATGGAAACGTCGCCACCTGCTGCCAGGGCCAGGCCTAGCAAACGGACTAACGGGAAGGCACCGGATGCGGAGCCCAACGGTACGGGCAGCGTGGGGTTGCACTCGGATGGAGAGGAGCCTTCCACGTCTCGGACAGTCACCGCGGCACACAGCAAAGATGATGTCACGTACCACATCAAATACGAGGA CTACCCGGAGAACGGCGTGGTGGAGATGAACGGTGAGGACGTGCGGCCGCGGGCCCGGACACTGCTGCGCTTCGAGGAGCTGGAGGTGGGCCAGGTAGTGATGGTCAACTACAACCTGGAGCTGCCGGAGGAGAGGGGCTTCTGGTATGACGCTGAGATCACATCCCTCAAGCACATCTCCAGAACCAACAAGGAGGTCCGGGTGAAGATCTTGCTTGG AGGTCCTGGTGATGTGATTGGTGACTGTAAACTGTTGTTTCTGGATGAGATCTACAATATAGAGATGACTGGAGCTCCGCCTCTCTCTCACGCAGACGGGCAGTTCAAAC gtaaGAGTGGTCCTGAGTGTAAGCACTGTAAGGCAGACCCGGAGGCGGAGTGTCGTTTCTGttcgtgctgtgtgtgtggagggaagCAGGACGCCCACATGCAGCTCCTGTGTGACGAGTGTAACATGGCCTTCCACCTGTACTGCCTCAACCCCCCACTGTCCACCATCCCACAGGACGAAGactg GTACTGCCCCACCTGTAAGAATGACACCAGTGAGGTAGTGAAGGCAGGAGAGAAGCTGAAGACCAGTAAGAAAAAGTCCAAAATGCCTTCAGCCACCAACGGAAGCCAACGTGACTGGGGCAAG ggaATGGCGTGTGTGGGTCGAACTAAAGAATGCACCATCGTTCCCTCCAATCACTATGGACCCGTTCCTGGCATTCCGGTCGGAACCACCTGGAAGTTCCGTGTGCAG GTGAGTGAGGCAGGGGTGCATCGGCCTCACGTTGGTGGTATCCATGGACGCAGTAACGACGGATCGTATTCACTGGTGCTGGCTGGTGGCTTCGAGGATGAAGTG GACAGAGGAGATGAGTTCACCTACACGGGCAGCGGAGGACGTGACCTCTCTGGAAACAAGCGTATTGGAGAACACTCCTTTGAtcagaccctcacacacatgaaCAG GGCACTGGCACTCAACTGTGATGCCCCTTTGAACGATAAGGATGGGGCGGAGTCTCGTAATTGGCGGGCAGGAAAACCAGTGAGAGTGATTCGAAGTTCCAAGGGCAGGCGAATAAGCAAGTATGCCCCTGAAGAGGGCAATCGCTATGATGGGATATATAAG GTGGTGAAGTACTGGCCAGAGATCGGGAAGTGTGGCTTCCTGGTTTGGCGGTACCTGCTGAGGCGGGATGATGTCGAGCCTGCCCCGTGGACCCCCGAAGGGCTCGAGCGCAGTAAGAAGCTTGGCCTCAGAGTGCAG TATCCCCCAGGCTATCTGGAGGCTATGGCCAATAAGAATAAGAGGGAAGCCAgtgtgaggggggtgagagggggctCATCGCGGGGGAAGAGGCACGGGGGCCGCGGCCGACCCAAGACCATCCGCCCGGTGAAGCgtgtgaaggaggaagaggggagtgaGGAAATAGAAGAGAAGCCTAAAGTGAACAAGGATGGACAAGTACAGAGCAACG tctGTGAGGAGCCGGAGGAGCCCAGGGTGAAGAGGCTGAGGGATGCAGAGGCGTTTGTGTTGTCTGAACAGCAGCGGTCTCTCATACAGGAGGACCAAGCCAACAGGAAACTCTGGGATGAAGCACTGGGCTTCCTCATGGAGGgaccg AACTTCCTGCGTAAGGTGGAGCAGatcttcatgtgtgtgtgctgccaggAGCTTGCTTTCCAGCCCATCACAACACCTTGTCAACACAACGTCTGcaag acctgTCTGCAGAGGTCGTTTCGGGCAGAGGTGTATACCTGCCCCGCCTGTCGCCATGACCTGGGAAAAGACCACGTCATGCCGCTGAACCACAGCCTGCAGCTGATCCTGGACCAGTTCTTCCCTGGATACAGCAAGGGCCGATGA